Proteins co-encoded in one Phycodurus eques isolate BA_2022a chromosome 21, UOR_Pequ_1.1, whole genome shotgun sequence genomic window:
- the LOC133396362 gene encoding uncharacterized protein LOC133396362, whose protein sequence is MHPIRPECHPRPMLPTFPVGSRFSQPAAMMTGPNMYNVQQQIRPPVHLNSFHNHNQQQLSHQWPVQNILGPHPQQMMRAPSGMMMTPGAPQMVPVGFMNGEILFEQVHPLMSAAPPQNLFTTINTRKTEHVRERPYIKKPPNAFMLFANKYREVVTMQLEKRDSASVHVALGKMSRCSGSWTETTRWFQRTGAQYLKDYTLKILGTPMEVATAGRQGQILRRS, encoded by the exons ATGCATCCGATCAGGCCGGAATGCCATCCTAGGCCAATGCTACCCACTTTCCCTGTGGGATCTCGTTTTTCACAGCCAGCTGCAATGATGACGGGCCCCAACATGTACAATGTACAACAGCAAATCAGACCACCGGTACACCTCAATAGctttcataatcataatcag CAACAACTGTCGCATCAATGGCCTGTGCAAAACATCCTCGGCCCACATCCTCAACAAATG ATGAGGGCGCCATCAGGGATGATGATGACACCTGGGGCCCCTCAGATGGTACCTGTTGGATTTAT GAATGGAGAAATTTTGTTTGAGCAGGTACATCCTTTGATGTCTGCAGCTCCTCCCCAAAACCTCTTCACAACAAT TAATACGAGGAAGACTGAACACGTGCGGGAGCGGCCATACATAAAGAAGCCACCAAATGCCTTTATGTTGTTCGCAAATAAGTACAGAGAAGTGGTCACCATGCAATTGGAAAAGAGAGACAGTGCATCTGTTCATGTGGCCCTTGGAAAAATG AGCAGATGTTCTGGATCCTGGACAGAAACTACAAGATGGTTCCAAAGGACAGGAGCCCAATATCTGAAGGATTATACTTTAAAGATTCTAGGAACTCCAA